Proteins from one Mucilaginibacter jinjuensis genomic window:
- a CDS encoding PAS domain-containing protein, whose amino-acid sequence MDSAVDLKCVDYAAGLDMLFNLSPDLLCHFSADGLIIKANCAFKDALGYADEDLLGRPFISLVHPDDVPETMEQYHALNRNETVLLFYNRYRCIDGEYKSLSWNATQLPDGTLYASARDISEIIKARRVKERAEERLRLSNERYKLVTAATKDVIWDWNLKNNRLKWGKSFESSFGYTEDIKNGPIDAWADHIHPDDKEYVLKSINAAINSKDVKFWREEYRYLKADNSVAFIIDQGYIIRNLDKKAIRMVGAMQDITELKEKELRIMKQNEQLMEIAQINSHEIRRPVASILGLMQLFDKELIKDSSLSELVKHLKTTTQELDAVIKRIIDKTAD is encoded by the coding sequence ATGGATAGTGCCGTTGATTTAAAATGTGTTGATTATGCTGCGGGCCTCGATATGCTCTTTAACCTTTCGCCCGATCTGTTGTGCCATTTTTCGGCCGACGGACTTATTATAAAAGCCAATTGTGCTTTTAAGGATGCTTTGGGTTATGCGGATGAAGATTTATTAGGCCGCCCTTTCATAAGTCTTGTTCACCCGGACGATGTGCCGGAAACGATGGAGCAATATCATGCTTTAAATCGTAATGAAACTGTTTTACTTTTTTATAACCGATATCGCTGTATCGACGGTGAATATAAATCACTATCATGGAATGCTACGCAGTTGCCGGATGGCACGCTATATGCATCGGCCAGGGATATTTCAGAAATTATAAAGGCCCGCAGGGTAAAGGAAAGAGCCGAAGAACGCTTACGTTTAAGTAACGAGCGTTATAAATTAGTTACTGCAGCCACTAAAGATGTAATCTGGGATTGGAACCTTAAAAATAACCGGCTTAAATGGGGTAAAAGTTTTGAATCCAGTTTTGGCTATACCGAAGATATCAAGAACGGACCAATCGATGCCTGGGCCGACCACATCCACCCCGATGATAAAGAGTATGTTTTAAAGAGTATCAATGCGGCTATTAATAGCAAAGACGTTAAATTTTGGCGCGAAGAATACCGTTATCTTAAGGCTGATAATTCTGTAGCCTTTATTATCGATCAGGGGTATATTATCAGAAACCTGGATAAGAAAGCGATAAGAATGGTTGGCGCTATGCAGGATATTACGGAGCTCAAAGAAAAAGAACTCCGCATTATGAAGCAAAATGAGCAACTGATGGAAATTGCACAAATTAATTCGCACGAAATAAGGCGGCCTGTGGCTAGCATTTTGGGTTTAATGCAATTGTTTGATAAGGAACTGATTAAGGATAGCTCATTAAGCGAGCTGGTAAAGCATTTGAAAACAACAACCCAGGAACTGGATGCTGTTATTAAACGTATCATTGATAAAACAGCCGATTAA